One Gammaproteobacteria bacterium DNA segment encodes these proteins:
- the rnt gene encoding ribonuclease T: METMDSPAPVAGKGVVAGRFRGFLPVVVDVETGGFNARTDALLEVAAVIVGPDEEGVWRRQATHACHVEPFSGANIEKAALEFTGIDPYHPFRGAVSEAEALRTVFQPIRAAIKAAGCSRAVLVGHNPAFDLGFINEAVKRTSTKRNPFHPFSSFDTATLGGLAFGQTVLARAVQAAGMEWESGSAHSAIYDAERTADLFCAIVNLWDHHIGIEP; the protein is encoded by the coding sequence ATGGAAACGATGGATAGTCCGGCGCCGGTTGCCGGAAAGGGCGTCGTGGCGGGTCGCTTTCGCGGCTTCCTGCCGGTGGTGGTGGACGTGGAGACCGGGGGCTTCAACGCCCGCACCGACGCCCTGCTGGAGGTGGCGGCGGTGATCGTGGGGCCGGACGAGGAGGGCGTGTGGCGCCGCCAGGCCACCCATGCCTGCCACGTGGAGCCGTTCTCCGGTGCCAACATCGAAAAGGCGGCCTTGGAGTTCACCGGTATCGACCCCTATCATCCCTTTCGCGGCGCGGTGTCCGAGGCGGAAGCCCTGCGCACCGTGTTCCAGCCCATCCGCGCCGCCATCAAGGCCGCCGGCTGCAGCCGGGCGGTGCTGGTCGGACACAATCCCGCCTTCGACCTCGGCTTCATCAACGAGGCGGTCAAGCGCACGAGTACCAAGCGCAACCCCTTCCATCCCTTCTCGTCCTTCGATACCGCTACCCTCGGCGGCCTGGCCTTCGGCCAGACCGTGCTGGCGCGGGCGGTGCAGGCCGCGGGCATGGAATGGGAGAGCGGCAGCGCCCATTCGGCCATCTACGATGCGGAGCGCACGGCGGACCTGTTCTGCGCCATCGTCAACCTCTGGGACCACCACATAGGAATCGAGCCATGA